Genomic DNA from Myxococcus guangdongensis:
GCCCGCGCGTCCAGAGGGCACGCGCGGACATGACGCCGGAGTGTCGCGGACGACTACCAGCGCGTCTGCGGAATCGGCGCGTGGAGCGAGCCACGCTCCGGTGCGAAGACACCCATGCGCACGCCCACCTCGTGCACCACGCGCGTGGCCTCCACCCACGGCGCCCACGGCGTCGCGAGTGACGTGGTGGCGGAGGCCTCGTCATCGCTGTTGTCGCCCGTCTCTCCCAGCATGGAGGACAGCACCTCCGCGGGGCTCTTCTTGCGCGGGTACTCCTCGACCCGGACCTTGGCGTCGGCGGGGAGCTTCGCGGCCTCACGCGCCAGCTCCAGCGCCTTGGGGTAGCCGCCGAGCGCGTCCACCAGGCCGTTCTCCAGCGCGTCCTCACCCGTCCACACGCGGCCCTTGGCCAGGCCCTGCAGCTTCTCCACCGGCATCTTCCGGGCGCTCGCCGCGCGCGTGGTGAAGTCCGTGTAGATGCGGTCCAGCTCCGCGTCCACGCGCGCCTGCTGCTCCGGCGTGTAGTCGGCGTCCGAGCTGTCCAGCGTGGCGTTCTTCCCGAAGGCCACCGTGTCGAAGTTGACGCCGAGCTTCTCCCAGAAGCCGTGGGTGACGAACTTGCCGGTGTACACGCCGATGCTGCCCGTCAGCGTGCCGGGCTGGGCGACAATCTTGTCCGCGTCCATGGCGAAGTAGTAGCCGCCGCTGGCCGCGTACGTGCCCATGGTGGCGATGACGGGCTTGCCCGCCTCGCGAGCGCGCTGCACCTCGCGGCGCACGGTGTCGCTGGCCACGTAGCTGCCGCCGGGGCTGTCCACGCGGAAGATGATGGCCTTCACCTGCGAGTCCTGCGCCGCCTTGCGCAGCGCCGCCGCCACGCTGTCACCGCCGAGCGCCTGCTCACCGAAGGGGCTGGAGTCGCTCTGGCCCCGCGAGATGGTGCCCACGCCGTACACGAGCGCGATGGTGTCGCCCGTGGTGTTCGGCCGGCCCGCGCGGTCCAGGTACTTCTTCACATACAACAGCTCCGCGCCGTCACCCGCCGCGGCCTTCTGCGCGGCGTAGACCTCGTCGCGGTAGAGCAGCCCGTTGAGCAGCTTGCCGTCCACCGCCTCCGGCGCGAGCAGCGGCGCCCGGTCGATGAGCGCGCGCACCTCGTCCTCCTTCAGCCCGCGCCCCTCGGCGATGCCGCGCACCATCTGCCCGTAGAGGCTGCCCGCGAAGCGCTCCGTGGCCAGCAGGTGCTCGGGCGTGTAGCCCTGCTCGGTGTAGCTGTTGACCGCGTTCTTGAACTCGTAGCGCTTGTCGAAGCGCGGCGTGACGCCCAGCTTCGCCAGCGCGTCGCGCGCGAAGGGCGTCTCGAACGCGAGGCCGATGACGTTCACGCTGCCGGACGGCTGCATGTAGATTTCATCGAACGCCGACGCGAAGTAGTACGCGCCCGTCGCGTTGCCCTCCTCGCCGAACGAGTCCGTGTAGGCGACGGCCTTCTTGCCCTTGGCCCGGAACGCCTTCACCGCGTCCCGCAGCTCCTGCGTCGTCGCGGGGCTGCCGGGGCTGGTGCCCACGCGCACCACCAGCGACTTCACCCGCGAGTCCTCGCCCGCCTTCTCCAGCGCGTCCACCACGTCGCGCACGGTGAGCGGGTCCTCGCCGAAGGCCCCGGCCAGCGAGTCCGCGGAGCTGCTCTCCGCGAGCGGCTTCGACAGGTCCAGCTCCAACACGAGGTTGGACGGCACGCTGGGACGGCTCGACGACGCGAGCACCACCAGGGCCACCAGGCCCACCACGAAGAGGACGGACATCGCGCCGATGACGGCCAGCGCGCCGATGAGAAAGCGTTTCATCCGAAGGAAGCTCCTGGTCCGCGCATGGGACTCGAATCCAGCAGCGGTCCTTACTACTTAACGGACCAGCGCGCCGGTGCTTGCACTCCGCCCCGTGTTCCCCCACCGTCCGAGTGACATTCCAAAGGCTGGAGAGCGGACTTACGCCCGGGTCGCAGGGCCCTCGTCGGGCGGCGCGGCGCTCGTCCCC
This window encodes:
- the sppA gene encoding signal peptide peptidase SppA; translation: MKRFLIGALAVIGAMSVLFVVGLVALVVLASSSRPSVPSNLVLELDLSKPLAESSSADSLAGAFGEDPLTVRDVVDALEKAGEDSRVKSLVVRVGTSPGSPATTQELRDAVKAFRAKGKKAVAYTDSFGEEGNATGAYYFASAFDEIYMQPSGSVNVIGLAFETPFARDALAKLGVTPRFDKRYEFKNAVNSYTEQGYTPEHLLATERFAGSLYGQMVRGIAEGRGLKEDEVRALIDRAPLLAPEAVDGKLLNGLLYRDEVYAAQKAAAGDGAELLYVKKYLDRAGRPNTTGDTIALVYGVGTISRGQSDSSPFGEQALGGDSVAAALRKAAQDSQVKAIIFRVDSPGGSYVASDTVRREVQRAREAGKPVIATMGTYAASGGYYFAMDADKIVAQPGTLTGSIGVYTGKFVTHGFWEKLGVNFDTVAFGKNATLDSSDADYTPEQQARVDAELDRIYTDFTTRAASARKMPVEKLQGLAKGRVWTGEDALENGLVDALGGYPKALELAREAAKLPADAKVRVEEYPRKKSPAEVLSSMLGETGDNSDDEASATTSLATPWAPWVEATRVVHEVGVRMGVFAPERGSLHAPIPQTRW